TGTGCTTTTGTTTGAAGGCCTACAAAAGTGTCCGTGGCTCCCTGTGAGCCCGTATGGAGCCCAATCCGGCCGCGCAAGCCCTGCGAGCCCGTACGGATCCCCCGCTGGCCAGCGCGCTCCGCCGCTCCACAACCCGAACATAACAGTCCCCTGATCCCCCCTCCCGGTCACGCCCAAATCCCCCGATCCCCAACCCAATCGCACCCTCGCACACCGACGGGAACGCGGAATCGAAGAGCGATGGcgtgctccggcgacggcgaacgGCACCTCCTGCAGTCCCTGGATTATCCCTGCACAGAGCGCCTCCGTCTCCGCCGGCTCCTCGCCTACCACCGGCGGCACATGTACGAGGAGGTCTACAATGCGTATGTTCTCCATGGAACCTCTCCTTGTTTTGATTTGCGTGTCCCTCGATCACCCGTTCGTAGGATTTATCGATCTGGTGGCCGATTAATCCCGTaggatgaagaagaggacgcgCTTGATCTTCGAGGTGAAGGACCTGGTGAAGCTTGTTAGGACAGGCCAGTGGCGGGTGGCCGCTCCTACGTCGTCGGCTTCGTTCCCTCCGACCCAATGAGCGACGAGGCCACACTACTCCTGCTGTTCCTCCAGGACCTCACGGCCCTCAGCGACTTCGCCGACGGCGTCACCATCATGGCGTGCTTGCTCTCCGACTGGTTCCTAAGCATCTACAAAGAGTCTCTGCTCACGGAGTACCCCTGCTTCGCTACCCTTGTTGCCGATGTCCTTTCCTGCGCTCAGACCATGCCAGGTACGGTCTATCTAAGATGTCCCTCTCCCTCGTGCATGAAGCTCCATCCAGGTACGACGATCAATCCATAACTGCAGCATCTTACTTCTCTCATCGCACTCCTTTTTCAGGGACTTCCTGAACTGGCAGCTCGTCAGGAACAAGGCGGCAGAGATGGTCGAGGAGATGGTCTACAAGACACCTGAGCTCAAGGACAGGCTGCATTTCCCGCGTGGCCGGCACAACCTGCACCATGTAGTGCCCATTCGGTCTAGGTACTTGCATCTTGCGTGCGCAAGCTTCTTCAAGTATAGTGGTGTACATGATCCTTTTCAGTCTCCAATACTAACTGCGACATGATCGGTCATGCGATCTAATCCTTGCTAGCTTTCATCGGGGGCGTcatatgaagattgcatgccgCAAACAGTCAACCGATTACGCCCAATTCTATCTTCGGATGAAGAAGAGGTAAGGACACATATGAATTGAAACTCTCGTGCTACTTCTACATCAAAATTAACACTCACGGACCTGCACCCTTGTGCAGGTTGCCTTCTTCGACTCAAGCGGCGAGTCCTGATTGTTCAGGTAACAAAATGCTACTTGGCATCTCCAGATAGTATCACCTTTTATAGCATTATATGCGCACAATAAGAAGAATATGTTTAGCTCATCATAATATAGTTTTACTGATTACCGAACAAGCTTTTTCAGCAGCAGGTTCAGCAAGGATAAGGGGTGAACTGCAGATGGCACTACTTGGTAAGACGCCAGTTTGCCCTGTTTCTTACATAATTTTGTTTGCTTTCTAGTTTGCATGTTTATAATATGAAAAACATAGTATGATTTGGTACCATATTACCATAGAACACCATGTATGTTATCATTGCATTAGATCTCTCGTGCATGCAAACTAAGAAGAGCTCTCGTGTTTATATGAATCTGCATGCCATAAGCCAATAACTGTAAAATTCATGTATTCTTCAGAGAAAGCTTTGCAAGCTGGTGGGCGATCCGTGCTCGAGGGCCAAATCCCTGAATATTCATCCAATGAAGGTAATATAGTGTTCCCACAGTTCAAAACAAGCTACAGTTTCGGATCCTGACATTATTGTTGCATCTCTACAGGTTTCCCACTCATGAAGATGCTATCTAGACCCCCATTCTTGGTCAACTTCGTGGGCAGCCCAGTACATCAACCTGAACATTCATCAAAAGGTAACATGCATTGTGTTTTCTGCAGCTAAAATTGAACTGCGATATTTAGCTATCACACTTTGTTGCTTCCTTGCAGATACCTCTCAAAGTCCTGCGGCCGTGGCCTCTCAAGAAACTAATTAACAAAATTCCTAAGAAGAAGCTCTTGATGCAATACTTCTATGCTCTTCCTAAGGAGAAGCTTTTGGCATAAAATCTGGACTAGATTGAGGTCAAGATAGGATACGCCAAGACACCCATGTTCATAAATTCGTCATCACATGGGATGCTTCTTTTATACAGCCTTGATTATGATTCATCAACAGCAGAAGCACTAGCAACACTATTTTGACATTTTCTTATCGTGTATATGGTGGGAGAGGCTGAATTAGAGACGGCTGAGCTCTGAAAGATGATGCTTTGACAATGCAGATGAAAAGTGGTGTCGCCTGCGAGCTGATTCTCGAGGTTGGATTTGAGCCTGATGGTGTTGTAGGATCGAGTTAGCTGATGCCTGTTAGCATATGCTAGGCCAGGAGGCACAAGGGCATCATAGAGAGATCCAGCTATGTTCAGTATTGTAGTGAGGACTCACCTCAAGAGTAGGCTGTATAGTTATAGAATCATATAATGTATGGATAGATAGATTGTTGAAGCAGTTCTATTCCAATGTATAGTGTATCTACCAAATCATTCAATGTATGGATGTGTGACAAAAGAGATTATATTGTTCTGAAATAAAGATGGATGTTCgtaaaaaaaaatggatttGTCTGGATGTGCTCTAAAAATGAGATTCTCTCTCAATGGAAGGTTTTGAAATACAAGTCTGGATGTGATCTAAAAATGAGATTATCTCCCAATTGGAGGTTTTGAAATACAAGTCTGAACATCTGCGTTATGCGATGGCACACCTCGGCGACCTCCGAGGCGCTCGTTCCGTCTTGCCGAGCCGCTAGGTCCACATTGCGGTCCCCGCGGCGCACGCCTGCTAGGTTGCAACACAAGACGCTTCTCTCCGCCCGTCCGGTAGCGGGAAGCCGGCCGGGAACGCGACCTTACGCCTGAGGTCTACCCAcctcggcagcagcggcgccgggtCCAGCGACAGCGACTCGGTTTGGTCGCAGACATGATCACGCTTACATTGACCGCTATGGCTGCTTTGCCTTAGAACGCTGTCCCGGCCCGGCCGGAGAGCAGGTCCACCGGCGCGCGCAGCAGCTCGCGGTCGGCGTCGaaccgcgccgccgcgacggcgtccACCTCGTAGGTGAAGACCGTTAACCGCCCTGTGTCTCCCAGGAGCGGCCTCGCGGACCTCCCGCCTCTGCATTTTATCGCGTGGCGGAGCTCACGACGGCGTGCCGGGCTGCCGGCGTGTGGCAAGAGGCGGACGGCGGACCGACCACAAGGGTGGTCGGTAAATCAAATACCGTCCGGGGTGGACGTACCGTCCACCCCTAGGTGCTATATTAACCGCTGGATCGAACTTTAGCGGCCGAGATCGACGAGTATAATCGCAAAAAGGCCCGTTTCCACCTTCCTCGCTACCGCGCCGCCTGCATGCCGTCCGCGTCAGCGCACGCCGCGGCGATCTCGGCGTGTTCGTCGCGTGCCATGATCTCAGCTCACGGCGCGGCGATCTTGAAAGGTTCGTTCCGTGCTGTGCCTTGCCTCCAAGACCTCCAGGTCGGTTGCGGACCATGAATCCAAGACCTCCAAGATCACGCGCACGTTCTACTCTCTGGATGAATTGACCGCGTCGTGTCCTCGCTAGGGCGAGCCGGGGCACGCCGCGCATCATCAGTTCTGCTAACACTGAAACTGAAGCTGTAATTGACACTACTTCCTGTTTGTTGTTCAGAGCTTCAGATTTGCAGGCAGTGTCCGGCCGGGCTCTCAGGTTACTCAGAATGTGCAGCATATATGTCTCGGATCTGTTGTTGCCCCGTCTGTGCAGGAGAATGGTACTGCAAGCGTACCGTTGTTCTGAAATAGTCACATAAATGAACAGCAACGGTAGCAAATATTTCAAGGTTGCAGGTGGCTCCGAATGCACACGCTCGGCAAGGGCCGGTCGACGTGCATATCGGTTGGGATCCTTCTCCAGTTCCTAAACGCCGCCGCCAATTCCGTTGAGCACGAACTGCTGCGTACATCCGCGGGGACGCGCAGCCATTGAGCGGACAGCCTGCTTCTGCAACTAATGGCCCACCGTTCTCGCACGGCTCAAGGCTCGGTGCACGTCGCGCCGCATGCCGCCATGCCGGTCTACGGCGATGGCTAGTACCACGGCTCCGGACCTTCTGACGTGACCTGGCTTAGCGCCGCCCTCCGCGCCGCAGACGCCATTCTTGCCCGTACAACCTGTCGCTCGATGGGGGGCCGGGGGCTTCACGGGTCTCGTGCTCTACGCGTGTAGATCACCGTCTACGCCTATGCGGCGAGACGCGCACGTAATCGTTAGCCTGGCCGTGGCTGGTTGGCGGCTGCTGCAGCCAAAGGCCAAAGCTGATTGCACCTCTATCTGCCTTGCCAGTTTGGTGTAGCTCCTCTTGGCTCCGACTCCCTCTCCCTCTAACGCGGCACGGTTCATTGTCCCCTCACAAAACAAGAGGTGGTGGTGTGCCAAATTTCTTTACTCGCacggcgagcgagcgagcgagcggcggAAGAAATAAATATCAGCGAGTTTCCGTATTTGTGAACTGGGCCTGTCAACTTATTTTGGGCCCAGGCCTGCTAATCTACCCCCTCGACACGGCGGGGCCCCGTCGGCTTCAGCGAAATACCACGATTATTGGGCCTGGTGCGGGTAAATACTACTAATAATCAGCCCAAAGAGAATAATAGCAACCTTTTTGGAACGTAATGGACGTCGGAGGTCGGACTCAGTCAGGCAGCACGCAGGCACTTGGACAGGGGAGTACAGGGCGCAACTATTCAACCGGGGGCTCACCTTATACAGATTTTTAGCACATGCAATTCCATCATGAatgttttcttttcaaaaaaaaatctatcatGAAATTGCGCTACTGTTTTGGCGTGAAAAAGTGGGGCAGCACGCAGCAGAGTTCAGTTTGGGTTTCCTTTCTCCCGGGGACCAAGGCTTACTGATCCAGTCCGCGATCGGTGGCTCCTCCTCCTAGATGCGCATGCCTCTGGTCCATGGACGGATTCAGAGTGCAAGCGCTCACGCAGCCGCATCAAGCATCAGCACATCAGCCATGTCCTCGGAACGGGCAAACGAAGTCGCAAAACTCATCTCAACTTCTCAGCCTTGACCATACCGCTCTGGTGGCCGAGTGTCTTCGATCGAGCCGAGACGGAGGCAAAGCAAAACGAAGGGCTCGTCGTCGTTTGCCGAGAGATCTCGACGGCACGGGATGCGTACAACGGGAATCCGTGGCCGCAGAGAACAACCTACTGACTCGCCGCGTCAGTCAGCGCTCAAACAGTACCAGTGTACTCCACGAAGTTTGGTGACGTCGTCAGGAGTACCACGAAGTTTGGTGACGCATCACCTGGCCATCCGGGTTCACTGAACCGTGCGCAATGGGTAGCTTTTACCCGTTCAGTTCACGCACCTGATGTTGTAATAACAGCGTACGTACGTGGTTGACGACtagatttttttcttcttgtctTCCTCACTCGGTTGCTGTGTGTGCCTCGGTCTCCGACTGGTTCGTTTGTCAACTCCGTGCGCGTCGCACCGGCCGCGCATGCATTGCTCTGCGACGGGCACGTGTTAGGTCCGGTCGCTTTTTTCTTACCGAGTTGTCGAGAGTACCTGGAGCGTCCGAGGGCGCAAGATGCACGCGACAACAACTGCTCCACTGGCCAAAACTGGTGAACCAAAACCTTTGCATTTGGTCCAATACATACACACCCGTATCTGCATCTCCTTTTTCTAGATGACCTGCAACCTTTTCATTCTAGCGCCAAAGACTTTATCGGCAACAAATCCTTTTTCCAAAACCCCGaacttccccccccccccccccccccccggtatATTCTGAAGTTCTTCAAGATTGACCGACACACTGTGCTGATTTGGGACTCGTCACGGGTGTGCCAACCACGCATGAAAAAGCAGGAGCACGCAACGATCGACCCGTCCCTATCGTGCGGCAGTAAACGGGGAGGAACACACACGCGGTGCGCCCAGCGCCAACGCGTACGGGCGCGACCTCGCACACACAGCCGGGGGACCGGACCTAAAAAGTCGAAAGGCACGGACACCTCTGCTTGTGGCAGGAACAAACAAGTGGTTTGGTGCTCGCGCGAAGTCAACGGGAACCCGATGCCAAGTTGCCAACCGAACCCACGCACGCTTgcctcgccgctgccggcggcctGGCTTTTCATGCCCGCGCTCACGCGCGGCTCGTGGCCGCGCGGCGCCGAAGCGTGACAACCGCCGCGAATCCAACCGATGGGTCGATTCGACCGATCATTCACCGGCGAGTTTGGGCAAATTTTGCCTGCCGACGGCGACAGGAACCGGCCGGTTGCTTCTTGTTGGGCCGGGAGCGAGAGCGAAGCTTCGGATTGGTTGGAGGGCAGCAGGGGGATCGTGCAGGGATTGACGGGGCTGAAGGCGCGATTAGGTTTGACCTGCCGGCGGATTGTTTTATCGCCGGTGCCCGATCGATGATTCTTCTTCCTGTACTATTTTTATGGGCGGGAGATGGAGTCAACTCTTGCGCGATCTTATCCTGCATTTTAGTATTACTCGGTTTGCAAGTCTTTAAACTCAATTTTCTGTCTGTAGTCGCGATGTTTTCCAATAAAACGGGGGGAGGAGACGCGTGGGAGCCGAGCGTGGAGTTGACATTCGATATGCTTGGTTGCCAACTTGCCCTGGCGGTTTTCGTCTTTCTTTGTATTGTACAGCTATTTACAGCATTAAGAATTCtagttcctttttctttttgtgggGATTAAGAACTCTAATTCTGTGGCACTAGACATTACAAAACGTTTACACATGACAATATCTGTGTTCGACGTGGGCTCCATTCCGAAGCAGAATATCATATTGTCAGGTATTTTCCATGCTGTGAATATTCATTCCTCTGCTTTCCAAATTCATCTTCCGGATATACATGTACTCCAAATGGAGCTGACTTTATAGGATAAGCATGGACGCCACGGCTATTTACGTCTTTCTATTTGTTGACAGCTGTTGAAATGATTAGCAACTCTAAATCATGTGGCACTATAAAGACCCCCAATCTGTTCTCACATGTGAATATTAAGGTTGTGACATGGACCGCATTAACACAATCACAGAACTGATGTGGCCGAATATCAAATTCTCGTATTAATTTCCATTTTGTTGACATATTCATATGTATTTCAAATCCATGTGGTGCTGCCACGTTATCGCCTATCTATCGATTCTAAGGTCAGCTTTAATGGAGTTTTGTGAACATTAAATTTTATACCACATaataattttgctgacttggttAGATTATTTATAAGAAAAATTTAATTAGATGTGAGAGAAGTTTTATCGCTTGACGCTTTGCTCCTACAATTACTGGTTCTCGATCCCTTGCCCGTTGCGCAGAAAGCCAAAGCAAAAGGCAATTCAGGCTCCGGCCCCAACGCCCCCGATTACTTCTTCAAACCGAGCAGCAAAGCGGACGTCCCCATCGGCCCTCGCGGGCCCACCACGCAACGGTCAAACGTGGAATCGGACGGATCAGCTCACCTCAGCCTCCGATCAGACGGTTCTTCGTTGTCCGGGCCCCCACAGCCTACGAGACCGACGCGCCTGGTACACCTGCCGTCGTCACCACTTGCACCCatgactctctctctctctctcggtctCACCCATTCCACGCTCTCTTCTTTCTAGAAAGACAGATGCTTTTTGCGAGGGAAAGTGAACTTGACGTCCTCGAAATTTGCTCGCCAGTTCATGCTTCATTTGTTTTGAAACGATAGGCGCGGAGCGatatcagaaattcagaatcaAGATCTACGTCAAAGTTTGctcggagaaaaaaaaaacttcatcaaTGTCAAAGAGCACCCAATCTCAAGGTAAAATGTTGACAACAATACATAAGATCATCGCCGGAGGAGAACGCACGGACTGATTTGAACACCACCACACCCTACATTCTGGTGCTGTAGTAGTATTATTCAGCTCAGGTTGTCCGGTTTATTTGTTTGGCTATTGAAGTCTTGTACTAAAAGTCTGAAACCATCATCAGAGACCACTACAACCACTCTGCCTATTTGCAGCATGGCATCATAATTTAAGGGATTTGGTGTGCCTCGCATAGTCGCATGGCCTCCTTTTGTTACTGCAACAGGTTTGTACTTTCAAGATCGGTCCACCAGCACCCCCTTATTTTTCTATTGCAACTTGTCAACTTTGTTGAGAAAAACTCTTCCCAAGGGGAACTTTTATTCTTGAAAAAACAATTGCAGGATCGCTCAAAGCCGTAGAAGCTCTGCTCCTACTTGCAGTTATTAATCCCAGATACGTGTAAACGCATTGCCTAGGTAGGAAGACAAGTTTAACTACTCATAATCTAGTGCATAAACCAAGCGCAGAGTCTTGCAATtcaccaaaaagaaaagaaacggaAAATATTTTGTTTAGCCACTTGTCACAATAATACGAGCATTAATCTACTAGCACATAATTGTGTCGAAAATGATTCAACTCCTGATCACGCCAGATTTGCCAGCTCTCACAACAGTTCGTCAACGGGCTAAGAAAGTGTATTAAAAAGCAGGAGGGCACGAAAGTTCCCAAAGTAGGCGTGCAAATTCCTCTACCCCCAAATCATTAGAAAATTAAGGAGACAATATCTCCAAGGGATACAGCTAAAGTGAGAAATCGTGCTCCTTTTTATCATGCCCATTATTTTACTTATATTGGTTAAAATAATGGACGCGTCATTATGTTTGCCCAAACTCGCCCCTCTCCATAGTTGACTTCGAAGCCAAGACACATAGGCCTATTGTAGTATTTTCTCTTTCTCACTCTGTAATGCTGGGTATAAAGGCTTAGAAAACTGATTTCCCCTTATCTTCAAAGTCCACTATCTCGTGGCCAAGATGTCATCGTCATTCACACCCatattgagcattttacaaatGGACACCCctgttttctttttattattgAACAATCCGGGCAATGCTCAACAAGGTTAAAAAGGTGTATGTGTTTGTGTAGGAGAAATGTGTATGGCACGTACAAATGTGCAGGAGTTATGTGTATGGCACACAAATGCATAGGAGTCACTATTCAAATATCTAAAAAGTATATTATTCTATTGTTCTAGTTATTTTGAACCGTTATATTTTCTTCATATTTCATCATATTTAATTTTGAATATATACGATAAGTGAATCTTATTGATCTGAGTTACTTAGCTGACTGTAGAAACCATAGTTGTTCTCCAAATATTTACTTCAACAGCATAAAAGATTGCCATAACTATAGATAAACATTATTCCATCACATAAACACATAACAATGTCAGGTACCATTGAAAAATTTTATGTACGTTATACACGGCAAATGCGATTTCACCTATTTTAATGCTAACAGTCCATACTTCTATACATTGGAGGTGGCATGACCATCAAACCACCATTGTTTCTTCCCTGGGATCCAACAGTAGACTAACCGGTGACCACAGTCCTCAAAAGATTGTAAGAGAAGGTGACCGCATCCGAATTTTCAAGGAATCCAATGGGCTTTTACGAAAAGTGGCACCACCCATTGACTCGCATCTTCCCCTGCTCTCCTCCCTATTTCCACCTATAAAGCCGGGCCACTGCCTCCATCCTGACCTCCACCTCCCAACCCCAATCTCCCTGCGAGCCCCAAGCCAAGATCTGCGCGGCCAGTCCACCGGCGAAGCACCGGCTGCCATGGCCGTGGACCTCATGGGCTGCTACGCCCCGCGCCGCACCAACGACCAGCTCGCCatccaggaggcggcggcggccggcctccGCAGCCTGGAGCTCCTGGTCTCGTCCCTGTCCTCCCAGGCCGCCGCGCCGCAAAAGGCAGCTCAGCAGCttcagcatcagcagcagccgTTCGGCGAGATCGCCGACCAGGCCGTCTCCAAGTTCCGCAAGGTGATCTCCATCCTCGACCGCACCGGCCACGCCCGCTTCCGCCGCGGGCCCGTCGAGTCGCCGGCCCCGGTGGCCTCGGCGCCGGTGGTCGCCGCTCCTGCGGCTCCCCCGGCACCCTTGCCGCACGTGGCGCCCGTCAGCGTGGcgcagccggcgccggccccgcaGCCGCAGAGCCTGACGCTGGACTTCACGAAGCCGAACCTGACCATGTCGGCCGCGACGTCCGTGACCTCGACGTCGTTCTTCTCCTCGGTGAccgccggcgaggggagcgTCTCCAAGGGCCGGAGCCTGATGTCCGCCGGGAAGCCGCCGCTGTCCGGGCACAAGCGGAAGCCCTGCGCCGGCGCGCACTCCGAGGCCACCGCCAACGGCGGCAGCCGCTGCCACTGCTCCAAGAGAAGGTAACGCCGATATCCCCAGCACCTCAAACATAAATATCACTTCTCCTTTTAGCATCTTCCTCGGCTGGAAGCGGTTTTCTAACCATGGACTGGATATTTGGttatttttgcaggaaaaaCCGTGTGAAGAGGACCATCAGAGTGCCGGCGATCAGCTCCAAGATCGCCGACATCCCGCCGGATGAGTACTCCTGGAGGAAGTACGGCCAGAAACCCATCAAGGGCTCCCCTTACCCACGGTAAATTCCTCTTCCTAAGCTACATCACTCTCGAGATTCACCACAAATCATTCTCGTTGAGCAAGGATCTGACGAATTCTATCCGTCTCCCAGGGGCTACTACAAGTGCAGCACCGTCCGCGGCTGCCCGGCGAGGAAGCACGTGGAGCGCGCGACCGACGACCCCGCGATGCTGGTGGTGACGTACGAGGGCGAGCACCGCCACACACCGGGAGCGGCGGGGCCGAGCCCCCTGGCAACCGCGTcgccggtggccgccgccgtagccgctAGCGTCTCCGCCGGCAACGGCCATGCCTAAAGTCTGACTAGGATCAGTAGCTTCTTTTTCCCCCTTCTTTTTTTGAGCTGCTCCTCAATCTGATGTCCGTGTAAAAATGAAACAAGATTGTAGAAAAAGAGGGAGAGGACAACTTCGATGCCAGCAAAACTCATCATATCTCCGATCCGTCCTCGCTCACGCTTCCGTTATCTCCTGTTCTCTGAACATAGTCTACTAGTCTAGTCCGAAACGAAATTAGACGGGAATTGTTGCCTTCTGACCCAGCAGATCTGATTCAGGTGTATAGTAGCTGCGAATGCAATTTTTCTCTGTTCAGAATGACCGAACGAGATTGCAACCGTCATCGTCAGCGACATGAGAATCGTAGACATCGAAAACATCACCGCTTCCGACGGTAGCAACCATTCATTTCATCGTCCGGCAAGGGTGGTGGTCGCCGTAGTTAAACAGTTAACAACGACAGCGGGGCTCACCATTGACCCGATTAAATACTCTGCAGTGGTGCTGTTGCCCGGTGGTACAGCTCATCACGCCGCTGCCTCCGGAGGGGAATGCtcattaaaaaaaacaagcggAAGCGCCAAGAAGTCATACGCAGCCGCTTAAACAAGCGCAATAATGGCGGGCTTTGTCCTTGCTGCCGCTGTGCAGAGGTCAAGCCTGGTGGGGGGTGGGCCGCACCACCAGTCTGTGGGTGCCTTTACTTTGGTATCCTCCCCGCGCTCGGTGGCCCCACCACGCCCATGTGGGGCCCGCGCGGAGGGATGGGGGAGATGGGCGCCTGGTCAAAGGTGACGGGTGAGGGGTCGCTTTCCCGGCTGGGGGCTGCCTGCGCCCCTAGTTGACCGCAGCGTATTTTCTGTCATCATTGGCGTAGCGCAGGAGtgttttctttctcctctttccacctCTGCCTTTGGCCTGGGATACTCCCTCCGATACCAAAATATCGCACCTCTCAGTCAaattttttaaatttgatcaaaatttataaaaaatgtaCTACCATTCATTATATATAATAAGTATTATTAGATTGATCATGATTATATTTTactaataaatttatttgaagatataaatattgatactattttttatattttttaagttAAATTTAGAAACGTTTGACTCCTCGGAGCAAGACGTGGGCTTATTTTATTCTGAGACGGAGTAGATTGTTTTTGGCGCCGTGGGACCCGCGTCGCACTAGGGGGGAGGAGAAAGCTCAGAGCAGCCAATTTTCAACGCCTCGGGTTGCTCGCCCAGTCTGCCTCTTTTGTTGTTTCCGGAGGGGGGCCTGACCTCGCGCCCGATCCGTTGACCGAGCGAGGAAGTAGTGAGCCGTGCGAGGCCGCGAGATAATGCATCCGCACAAAGTCTTGCTTACCAGCCACGCATGTCTAATCTGCCCCCTGCTTTCCTTGATCTATAGTGTAGTATTTCATAGATTGCTGTGAGCTCAAGCAACaccacagaaaaaaaaaaccagctAGTTAACCGACAAGTAGTATCCATCGTTCGAATTGCAACTGACAAGTAGGATCCATCGTTCGAATTACAGTCCCTTTTGAGTATGCTGTTCATCATGAGAAGATGATTACGGTTGCAAGGCAGGCGGGTATTGTTGCTAGTGGATTAGGactttttattctttttgcgTAAAAAACAGGCTAAGCAGGGAACATTTGAAGGACGCGTTGTTTCCACACAAGGCGCGTAATTGTCACGGTCCGTCGTCCCCGTTTCCACCATTTGTTTAATCTTGCGAGTGCTCCTCTAGCATCGATGCGCTGCCAATAAGATCGCAAGTCATTTTAGGCAGCCTTCTAGTAGCATTACATATAAAGTTATAAACTAATCCACTCATGTTCCATTGGTGCTTTGCACACTAATTTACTTCTCCCACCTCCAACCTTTTTTAAATCCTTTCTTTAACGGTGGCAATAGACCTGCATATCAAATGGTAACCACAGGTCAAACGAAGCCAGAGTATATTATCACAAGTGCGGAGAAACTTTGCCTACATCCAGGCTGTAAAAGTAAAACCATTGCTGTTACTTTTATTTGAAGCTACTAGCGCGATCATggccggtggaggaggggagACTAGTGACTAGTGAGAGCTTGACACCTCCAACATtctttgcttcttccccggcttTCAGCCTAACCCACTGCTGAAACCCACGGATTTGTTTAGTCCCGGCAAATCCCCCGGCGAGCCGACGCCAATCCGTGCctgatggatcgatcgatcggatcAAGCGATGCGGTGGGACCGTGGGAGATTTCAgatcttctcttcctcctcggtTCGGTCTGCCCGGGCGAGCTGAGCTGTCCAAGTGGACTTCCACTCCATACCATCATGGGCTCTGGTGTGACCTAAAGCTACCGCAGGACTGCGAGTGCCCATCTTTAAATAATGTGAGAAAATGCAGTGCAGTGCGGGCTTGACAACGTATCACATTATAATAAAAAAGTACACTAATAACAGTTAGGTTTGAATGATGCCACGTTGATCGATCGGGCAGGAGATTACTGTACCAGCACTGGTACAACGATTCCTATTGTTTGCTCGCGATTGTTCTGGCCTGTCTCTGGTCactgccttttcttttcttccttcgcGCGTGCAGTGGCCGTGCGGTGAGCCACTG
This portion of the Setaria viridis chromosome 7, Setaria_viridis_v4.0, whole genome shotgun sequence genome encodes:
- the LOC117862748 gene encoding uncharacterized protein isoform X3 → MVEEMVYKTPELKDRLHFPRGRHNLHHVVPIRSSFHRGRHMKIACRKQSTDYAQFYLRMKKRLPSSTQAASPDCSAGSARIRGELQMALLEKALQAGGRSVLEGQIPEYSSNEGFPLMKMLSRPPFLVNFVGSPVHQPEHSSKDTSQSPAAVASQETN
- the LOC117862748 gene encoding uncharacterized protein isoform X1, with protein sequence MVEEMVYKTPELKDRLHFPRGRHNLHHVVPIRSSFHRGRHMKIACRKQSTDYAQFYLRMKKRLPSSTQAASPDCSAFSAAGSARIRGELQMALLEKALQAGGRSVLEGQIPEYSSNEGFPLMKMLSRPPFLVNFVGSPVHQPEHSSKDTSQSPAAVASQETN
- the LOC117862748 gene encoding uncharacterized protein isoform X2, with amino-acid sequence MVEEMVYKTPELKDRLHFPRGRHNLHHVVPIRSSFHRGRHMKIACRKQSTDYAQFYLRMKKRLPSSTQAASPDCSAAGSARIRGELQMALLEKALQAGGRSVLEGQIPEYSSNEGFPLMKMLSRPPFLVNFVGSPVHQPEHSSKDTSQSPAAVASQETN
- the LOC117862551 gene encoding WRKY transcription factor WRKY51; translated protein: MAVDLMGCYAPRRTNDQLAIQEAAAAGLRSLELLVSSLSSQAAAPQKAAQQLQHQQQPFGEIADQAVSKFRKVISILDRTGHARFRRGPVESPAPVASAPVVAAPAAPPAPLPHVAPVSVAQPAPAPQPQSLTLDFTKPNLTMSAATSVTSTSFFSSVTAGEGSVSKGRSLMSAGKPPLSGHKRKPCAGAHSEATANGGSRCHCSKRRKNRVKRTIRVPAISSKIADIPPDEYSWRKYGQKPIKGSPYPRGYYKCSTVRGCPARKHVERATDDPAMLVVTYEGEHRHTPGAAGPSPLATASPVAAAVAASVSAGNGHA